The genomic region AACAGGCCCTGCGCCATGTGACCCAACGCCAAGGTGGCTTTGAGGCGCAATTCGCGGGCATGACAGAAGATGAGGCCACTCGCGCCTGCGCACGGCTTGTGGCGCGCGACACAGCCTGCATGGTGGTCGGGCCGTAAAACTTAACTTTTGGGCTTGTTGTCAAAATCACTGCGCAAAATGCGCGCAGCGTCCCCTTCTGGGTCATCATATTGCCCGCCTTTCAGCGACCAAAAGAAAGCAGCCAAGCCAACAGCCCCAAGAAACAGGGACGCGGGGATGAGGAGTGCGAGAATATCCATAAACCACCCTACCCCCGAAGCCGCAACGCGTTCAAGGACACTGTGATGGAGGAGGCCGACATGGCCAAGGCCGCCACCAAGGGGGTCGCAAAACCCGCCACTGCAATCGGAACGGCAATCACGTTATAGGCCGTAGCCAATGTGAAATTTTCTTTGATCCGCGCCCGCGCGCGTTTCGCGGTCTCCATTGCATCGGGCAACGGCGCCAAATCGCGCCCAAGCAGCACCATATCCGAGGCCGCACGGGCCGCGTCCAAGGCGGTTGCAGGCGAGATCGACACATGGGCCGAGGCCAAAGCAACTGTGTCATTTAATCCATCCCCCACCATCAACACCTTATGGCCCTGATCCGCGAGGTCTTTCAGCATTGCCGCTT from Rhodobacterales bacterium HKCCA1288 harbors:
- the ccoS gene encoding cbb3-type cytochrome oxidase assembly protein CcoS, which translates into the protein MDILALLIPASLFLGAVGLAAFFWSLKGGQYDDPEGDAARILRSDFDNKPKS